In Plasmodium malariae genome assembly, chromosome: 11, the following proteins share a genomic window:
- the PmUG01_11023100 gene encoding conserved Plasmodium protein, unknown function, whose protein sequence is MKTKKKKKCPINYHEEIYTYKNDEKYDEDVLDIDNNLLKIKNNSFNILKEINIYYGEKEKKNSIKRLRENRIWIEKKSNTITTNIKNEIKYMDILICGDKNSGKTTFLNCISCVDKLNYNYKIDDKDTSTSRYRNSDSTKRNAIDSFDSLLKNKPEIRENKEEKKIIWNYNKLELLSYIPILFSKLTNRNYDELKTKFKKIFLDTDICEASIFVTKDDLDFINYEFNIGSKISTDDFSYLKINFCEYGEDLFRKIRGYYELLRYCDKQHKREKVVEGEKRRKHLNGSIKNISLMCNEEKNIVETSFQSRTISIIEDALLRIKETKFINYFVNLKRSFFLIKSSLHIYNILMEKTFKKRCKRDIMKKGKLRVHINAYVNKLLRNNSNVWNYKITLQKYNLCNNFFKKKKNIFITINEEHLLNTFEYLNIIKDLNNYDKKEVLFVASRSYDFEKLSKRYHIFFNLNYNLRIFNKLLLLNQGGNNTDKEKSKCIIRLEAIYYLMKKCVNKYWKVHKKSRNKIYNRHKDIIFKYYSKRRLNNECKNYTAGRWNNEENYSCCKYKGNKKGVINRGCQNTHKECRNDHSYNGVNTTKCNVKGNFSFLLEERSEVANFFKAFYDEYIYKNKNRLYAKNLVRENFDICFLFIKFCFYYHQHLQVNNKNKTVNKLNIYKFIYLKQIEIVKKSPYVLYHNICVPSCVYAFINLLKMNYQSYPFQPLKEYKIFSLLRFIFYGVIYYKLKKKSCDFYDTSNARVNHICYFSRSVIVNSLVDLFERRRCEKKRIYKVMNAREINMGEINVREMNKREVKDTIDGVRNVRKGKNKSSSLIFPFREKYRKNRKILRDIINSVDTIIHPFIIINNIKENWLYFKNYMIRSNMCSYFNGSTYRYPNTSFEIVLNFDLHEIAEEPFLQLWGKNQLEKKYTIYFKPICSTLFENKIGKKKFLHFPFTHRLLKYFNDNIPLKKEGEGDYRYLLYTLCNAFLKLLKSFLICYYKNEKINCKVNVINIFILLNYASDIYYLMAYGEKNIFVSKEKDFILTNNLLHCKNTERKKKKKKILERKKRKIIFHICQKNALFNSTFFLWEEIQNKKQNSRINNYLLYLKKRLFFSIGCKNGNNNGKTSF, encoded by the coding sequence atgaaaacgaaaaaaaaaaaaaaatgtccGATTAATTATCATGaggaaatatatacgtataaaaaCGACGAAAAATATGATGAAGATGTTTTGGATATAGATAACAACttgttaaaaattaagaacaATTCTTTTAACATTctgaaagaaataaatatatactatggggaaaaagaaaagaaaaatagtattaaaaGATTAAGAGAAAATAGAATATGGATAGAAAAGAAGAGTAATACAATAACcacaaacataaaaaatgaaataaaatatatggacATATTAATATGTGGTGATAAAAATAGTGGAAAAactacttttttaaattgcaTAAGTTGTGTAGACAAgcttaattataattataaaatcgATGATAAGGATACCTCCACAAGTAGGTACAGAAACAGTGATAGTACAAAAAGGAATGCCATCGATAGTTTCGATTCATTACTCAAAAATAAACCAGAAATTAGGGAAAATAAggaggagaaaaaaataatatggaaTTATAATAAACTAGAATTACTATCGTATATaccaattttattttcaaaactGACAAATAGAAATTATGATGAActgaaaacaaaatttaagaaaatatttttagacACTGATATATGTGAAGCATCAATTTTCGTAACAAAGGATGATTtagattttattaattatgaaTTCAATATAGGTAGCAAAATTTCCACGGATGATTTTAGTTATCTTAAGATAAATTTCTGTGAGTATGGTGAAGATCTTTTTCGAAAAATAAGGGGGTATTATGAACTACTTCGTTATTGTGATAAACAGCATAAAAGAGAGAAGGTGGTAGAGGGtgaaaaaaggagaaaacaCTTAAACGGAAGTATAAAAAACATTAGCTTAATGtgtaatgaagaaaaaaatattgtagaaACCTCGTTCCAAAGTAGAACAATAAGCATTATTGAAGACGCGTTACTAAGAATAAAAGAAACCAAATTTATTAactattttgtaaatttaaaaagatctttttttttgattaaatcaagtttacatatatataatattttaatggaAAAGACATTTAAGAAGAGGTGCAAAAGAGacataatgaaaaaaggtaaattaagagtacatataaatgcatatgtGAATAAACTATTACGTAACAATAGTAACGTATGGAATTACAAAATTACATTGCAGaagtataatttatgtaacaatttttttaagaaaaagaaaaacatttttattactataaatGAAGAACATTTATTGAACACATTTGAATATCTCAACATTATAAAAGACCTCAacaattatgataaaaaggAGGTCCTATTTGTAGCTAGCCGCTCATATGATTTTGAAAAACTAAGCAAAAggtatcatatattttttaatttaaattacaaCTTgagaatttttaataaactaCTATTGTTAAATCAAGGGGGTAATAATACGGATaaggaaaaaagtaaatgtaTTATACGTTTGGAGgcaatttattatttaatgaaaaagtgTGTGAATAAATATTGGAAGGTTCACAAAAAAAGCAGgaacaaaatatacaataGACATAAGGacatcatttttaaatattattctaaaaGGAGATTGAACAATGAATGTAAGAATTACACCGCAGGGCGTTGGAATAATGAAGAGAACTATAGCTGCTGTAAATATAAAGGAAACAAAAAAGGAGTTATAAATCGAGGTTGTCAAAATACACATAAAGAATGCCGCAATGATCATTCCTATAATGGGGTTAACACAACGAAGTGCAATGTTAAAGgtaacttttcttttttattagaagAAAGATCAGAGGTCgctaattttttcaaagcATTTTatgatgaatatatatataaaaacaaaaatcgattatatgcaaaaaatttagtaagagaaaattttgatatttgtttcttatttataaaattttgtttttattatcacCAGCACCTTCAagtaaataacaaaaataagacagttaacaaattaaatatttataaatttatttatttaaaacaaattgaAATAGTTAAAAAAAGTCCATATGTTCTTTATCACAACATATGTGTACCTTCTTGTGTCTAtgcttttataaatttattgaaaatgAATTATCAGAGTTATCCCTTTCAACCATTAAAggaatacaaaattttttccttattacgGTTCATTTTTTACGGCgtcatttattataaattaaaaaaaaagagttgCGATTTTTATGATACAAGTAATGCGAGAGTAAATCATATATGCTACTTCTCTAGAAGTGTTATAGTGAACTCTCTTGTGGATTTGTTTGAAAGGAGGAGATGTGAAAAGAAGAGAATCTACAAAGTAATGAACGCAAGAGAAATTAACATGGGAGAAATTAATGTGCGCGAAATGAACAAGAGAGAAGTAAAGGATACAATTGATGGAGTCCGCAATGTTCGGAAGGGGAAAAACAAATCATCGTCATTGATATTTCCATTCagagaaaaatatagaaaaaatagaaaaatactAAGAGATATAATTAATAGCGTAGATACAATTATACAtccatttattataataaataatataaaagaaaattggttatattttaaaaattacatgaTAAGGTCAAATATGTGTTCCTATTTTAATGGCTCAACATATAGATATCCTAACACATCATTTGAAATTGTACTAAATTTTGATCTACATGAAATAGCTGAAGAACCCTTTTTGCAGTTATGGGGAAAAAACCAACTTGAAAAAAAGTACACAATTTACTTTAAACCAATATGTTCTACTCtctttgaaaataaaataggaaaaaaaaaatttttgcacTTTCCTTTTACTCATAgattacttaaatattttaatgacaACATCCCACTTAAAAAAGAAGGAGAGGGCGATTATCGTtacttattatatacattgtGTAACGCGTTTTTAAAACTACTTAAAAgctttttaatatgttattataaaaatgaaaaaataaattgtaaagtaaatgtaattaatattttcatactATTAAATTATGCATCGGACATATATTACTTAATGGCCTATGGggaaaagaatatttttgtgTCAAAGGAAAAAGATTTCATTCTtactaataatttattacattgTAAGAAtacagaaagaaaaaaaaaaaaaaaaaaaatattagaacggaagaaacgaaaaattatttttcatatatgtcAAAAGAATGCATTATTTAATTCTACCTTCTTCCTATGGGAggaaatacaaaataaaaaacaaaattctcgaataaataattacctcttgtatttaaaaaaacgtCTATTTTTTTCGATTGGATGCAAAAacggtaataataatggcaAAACATCTTTCTAG
- the PmUG01_11023200 gene encoding conserved Plasmodium protein, unknown function — translation MMKYNSKKRSYCFHNLKVTEYPLSEDKKDLFHNFMLESEQYDYIKKRMKCSDLQDEGKYNKNIFCKLKDFYKNNDSNNFCNKSYLTNVCIKKKHDISKVIEEKVITEENKIKNNIYTGKFCPLLKCYITDEDLMSVNKNKLRDKEIESGMIHEKIYSKSENNSKTKYGVKRTYSEYTKRYSCDTKNCNEHTATKNLNNKNEYECLQEKTLQTKRKDSELEKTVIGNVNVTTARIHCHKFRNEGGIRLTEECNEMKRNENNIYSENREVKESVKKNKKNEQSVKKQNKRDEVHYKQEVYTINDNLKNKSKENELTHVFLENDLNCSPILLDNIYEGKSAEKNKEKLNEEIRKFRGKVNIQIRCNTTPGDEYMINNDVLYPYYSNSLMIEDERNDDKISILSKSLSNKNKLYEEMREKLISSNSTKINLNDKLKERIINKCSEYSSNEKLSFSPINKKVILYDKDMFSLNGDKNNSSCNSKCTIKYIDLINSNGSNIKNNIIEKKKKIKSIHNEILNLIKEDKEVNKGKNIDEENGDFSNGYLIYNRDGADKEVGKEAVNQMDGMHENYNEECKSRYIKQIHGCNNKIYGEGNDVNDPVVYNKNKLHYKIDDVEGKKKENNITTNNGYPFENFSSSVMLEPSKEDELFRKYIGQNRNNNKIGIMDNENDKKVETEVIGEKKEYIIKNKVPLRNNFLKNIKLIYEKENKILEINIKCFEKYSYFKIILNTYSTNNLINMNEHHVNFALSKVLFSNDIINRINKINFKKIMKALDFYGYLYDNIFLKNLCNKITINKWLSNKKFFHTIFTNCFLKIGIFYDLVYQYLYMDPIFINFLFSKNGGSFVKSFFLYNKIKAMKLMNKVIIDLKNISPSTDSVVNFLCGFFSHPKDQDLSEKDIIERQERSERIGKNITRKYVTKSGIEANRHLKNNCMNAMSSECSLNKTSIVLERKLKKNTCSKKKKKKNSYVYIKNEKYKKSLLRNILNKIWLNTDLYIKEKMYYDKNFTVKKKMNKSKVKNSKNVNNYLYDIHNSTSETSACSFLTDEEGLYYNFNKSDEINFKINERMNETYHQCVYNQQIDENNEYSAQDYYVNSHEENTEILINNTANNNGPRVKNIAKTFHSLECIPNISFDLYYQDCNYSQRSDSILSLCFKEEDICNNDKYINDISFLGIRISSKENKINYFNCFDVNLKVSIKKHLLSNINYNISKDDENISAFFPVWPYNPDYFGYKIAKNIKKEFNEIKRNILQEGEEEKKNSLEIIINKMNNNKMEKYDESTHFVLRENQTENNFFDFNKSRNNIHYNEKNITVKNDNADWNKNRNIDELKLKDCYFILSVKIYPIRTLALYTLYNSLYKDNNIKFVEFYSKSINNEIKEWLLLFLLPNFINKCIHKVTYPLKLTKNIFSESNEFYEDFFSNEYLKINDIEKIIIYTKNNSDEEIEICPFSFCYIWLKSTKYKIDRWISSKINEVLFTFPFANFLLSKYFSSFLLFIQLFHTCLDIDHMYLCKSHFYVSLKHNISFLHESLVNVLFSTAIQLTNV, via the exons ATGATGAagtataattcaaaaaagcGTTCATATTGCTTTCACAATTTAAAAGTCACTGAATACCCCTTGAGCGAAGATAAAAAGGATCTATTTCATAATTTCATGTTAGAGAGTGAACAATAcgattatataaaaaagcgAATGAAGTGTAGCGATTTACAGGACGAAGggaagtataataaaaatatattttgtaaattgaaagacttttacaaaaataatgatagtaataatttttgtaataaatcTTACTTAACCAATgtgtgtataaaaaaaaaacatgataTTTCAAAAGTGATAGAAGAAAAAGTGATAacagaagaaaataaaataaaaaataatatatatacaggtAAATTTTGCCCTTTGTTGAAATGTTATATAACAGATGAAGATTTGATGAgcgtaaataaaaataaattgcgTGATAAAGAAATAGAGAGCGGCATGATACATGAAAAGATCTATTCAAAATCTGAAAATAACTCTAAGACAAAATATGGTGTTAAGAGGACATATAGTGAATATACTAAGAGGTATTCATGTGAcacaaaaaattgtaatgaACACACTGCGACTAAAAacttaaataacaaaaatgaatatgaatGTTTGCAAGAAAAAACGTTGCAGACGAAAAGAAAGGATAGTGAATTAGAAAAAACAGTTATTGGTAATGTGAATGTGACAACTGCTAGAATTCATTGTCACAAATTTAGAAATGAAGGTGGAATTAGGTTAACTGAGGAATGTAacgaaatgaaaagaaatgaaaataatatatatagtgaGAATAGAGAAGTAAAAGAAagcgtaaaaaaaaataaaaaaaatgagcaaTCAGTGAAGAAGCAAAACAAAAGAGATGAAGTGCATTATAAACAGGAGGTCTACACAATAAATGATAATCTTAAAAATAAGTCCAAAGAAAATGAATTGACACATGTTTTTCTTGAAAATGATTTAAATTGTAGTCCTATCCTTTTAGACAATATATACGAAGGAAAAAGTgcagaaaaaaacaaagaaaaattaaatgaggAAATTAGGAAATTCAGAGGCAAagtaaatattcaaattagATGCAACACCACTCCAGGGGATGAATATATGATTAATAATGATGTATTATATCCGTATTATTCAAACAGTCTTATGATAGAGGATGAAAGAAATGATGACAAAATAAGTATCCTCTCCAAAAGCctaagtaataaaaataaattatatgaagaaatgagagaaaaattaataagtaGTAATTCTACGAAAATCAATTTGAATGATAAACTAAAAGAAaggataataaataaatgtagtGAATATTCCTCTAATGAAAAGTTAAGCTTTTCACctataaacaaaaaagttattttatatgacaAAGATATGTTCTCGTTGAATGGGgacaaaaataatagtagttGTAATAGCAAATGCACTATAAAATACATAGATCTGATAAACAGTAATGGTagcaatattaaaaataatataatagaaaaaaagaaaaaaataaaaagtattcaTAACGAAATTTTAAACCTCATAAAAGAGGACAAGGAGGTAAACAAAGGTAAGAACATAGATGAAGAAAATGGGGATTTTTCTAATGGATATCTAATCTATAACAGGGATGGAGCAGACAAAGAAGTAGGAAAAGAAGCGGTCAATCAAATGGACGGAATgcatgaaaattataatgagGAATGCAAGTCCCGATACATCAAACAAATACACGggtgtaataataaaatttatggtGAAGGAAATGATGTGAATGATCCCGtggtatataataaaaataagcttCATTACAAAATTGATGACGttgaagggaaaaaaaaggagaacaATATAACAACGAATAACGGTTACCCTTTTGAAAACTTTTCATCAAGCGTGATGTTAGAACCTAGTAAAGAGGACGAACtgtttagaaaatatattggacagaatagaaataataataaaattggtATTATGGATAACGAGAATGATAAGAAGGTTGAAACGGAAGTAATcggggaaaaaaaagaatacataataaaaaataaggtacccttaagaaataattttttaaaaaatattaaattaatatatgaaaaagaaaataaaatattagagataaatataaaatgcttTGAGAAATATtcctattttaaaataattttaaatacgTATAGTACAAATAATTTGATAAATATGAATGAACATCATGTAAACTTTGCGTTATCGaaagttttattttctaatgatataataaatagaatcaataaaataaattttaaaaaaattatgaaagcTCTAGATTTTTATGGTTATCTATAcgacaatatttttttaaaaaatctttgtaataaaataactataaataaatggctaagtaataaaaagttttttcaTACCATATTTACAAactgttttttaaaaatcgGAATATTCTATGATTTAGTTTAtcaatatttgtatatggatcctatttttataaactttttattCTCAAAAAATGGAGGAAGCTTTGTAAaatcatttttcttatataataaaataaaagcaatGAAATTAATGAATAAGGTAATAATAGACTTAAAGAATATAAGTCCGTCTACTGATTCGGTTGTGAATTTTTTGTGCGGTTTCTTTTCACATCCAAAAGATCAAGATCTGAGTGAAAAAGATATCATCGAAAGACAGGAGCGAAGTGAAAGAATcggtaaaaatataacacgAAAGTATGTTACGAAATCAGGAATAGAAGCAAATAGacacttaaaaaataattgcatGAACGCAATGAGTTCTGAATGTAGTCTTAACAAAACATCCATTGTATtagaaagaaaattaaaaaagaatacgtgctctaaaaaaaaaaaaaaaaaaaattcgtaTGTCTACATAAAAAAcgagaaatataaaaaatcgttattaagaaatattttaaacaaaatatggtTAAACACagatttatacataaaagaaaagatgtATTATGATAAGAATTTtactgtaaaaaaaaagatgaacaAAAGTAAAGTGAAGAATtctaaaaatgttaataattatcTATATGATATTCATAACTCAACAAGTGAAACCAGCGCTTGTTCATTCTTAACTGATGAAGAAGGATTGTATTACAATTTTAACAAATCCGacgaaattaattttaaaattaatgagAGAATGAATGAAACTTATCATCAGTGTGTGTACAATCAACAGatagatgaaaataatgaatatagcGCCCAAGATTACTATGTAAATAGCCACGAAGAAAACACAGAAATTCTGATAAATAATACAGCAAATAATAATGGCCCGAGAGTCAAAAACATAGCAAAAACATTTCACTCCTTGGAATGTATTCCAAACATATCCTTCGATTTATATTATCAGGATTGCAACTACTCccaaag GAGTGATTCCATTCTATCATTATGCTTTAAGGAAGAAGATATATGTAACAATGATAAGTACATAAATGACATTTCTTTTCTTGGTATAAGAATTAGTTCGAAGGAAAATAAGATAAACTACTTCAACTGTTTTgatgtaaatttaaaagttaGTATAAAAAAGCATTTACTAAGtaacataaattataatatatcaaaagATGATGAGAACATTTCAGCATTTTTCCCCGTATGGCCATACAATCCCGACTATTTTGGGTataaaattgcaaaaaacattaaaaaagagtttaatgagataaaaagaaatatattacaagaaggtgaagaagaaaaaaaaaattcgttAGAAatcataattaataaaatgaataataataagatgGAGAAATATGACGAATCAACCCATTTTGTATTAAGAGAAAACCAaacagaaaataatttttttgattttaatAAGTCTAGAAACAACATTCATTACAACGAAAAGAACATTACAGTTAAGAATGATAATGCTGATTGGAATAAAAATCGAAATATAGATGaactaaaattaaaagactgttattttattttaagtgtaaaaatatatcctATTCGCACTTTAGCATTATAcacattatataattcattatataaagataataacataaaatttgTTGAGTTCTATTCTAAGAGTATAAATAATGAGATAAAGGAATGGCTACTTCTATTTTTGCTACCTAACTTTATTAACAAGTGTATTCATAAAGTTACCTACCCATTAAAACtaactaaaaatattttctccGAATCGAACGAATTCTATgaagattttttttcaaatgaatatctaaaaataaatgatattgaaaaaattataatttacacaaaaaataatagtgacgaagaaatagaaatatgtcctttctctttttgttatatatggTTAAAATCAACTAAGTATAAAATTGATAGATGGATTAGTTCTAAAATTAATGAAGTTCTTTTTACATTTCCTTTtgctaattttttgttaagtaaatatttttctagcTTCCTACTCTTTATTCAATTATTTCATACCTGTTTAGATATAGatcatatgtatttatgtaaatcCCATTTTTATGTTTCCCTCAAGCACAACATTTCCTTTCTTCACGAGTCACTAGTTAACGTTCTATTTTCTACTGCCATCCAACTAACGAATGTCTGA